A single region of the Salvelinus sp. IW2-2015 linkage group LG20, ASM291031v2, whole genome shotgun sequence genome encodes:
- the amer1 gene encoding APC membrane recruitment protein 1 isoform X1: MNKRLQTVNATEQSESDLLCILSWGVAAKQQDCVAMEPCGGNEPASYTKHLSAGCEQTAMGGQDSQTEVKPPSDTFDAVPPEPQPSGKLKRTALRFFGGRKSICVLPNFFGGRNKNQNKCASKKVVSKSKTHDGLSKAGWEDSLGSGYVPAGDFEYHSQTPSTCCSEFGHSTGDQKSFSLPRQKKGLRGLFNSIRRHRKNRNCDLEKNEMVAMSHVCNKGVPIAQSKIDQNDTECLNSLSESNVPVSANVEDCLTIAPECINVDVIVSENNMVKQRSVDSLVGELMKGKDIVAKNDNPKKHEETLHETTEPGSLRNTSLESTVNVQLPTGSSQISLLYGDVASLKSFDSLTGCGDIIADQDDDSIAESTVSGERSRNAGKRSSCYVTYQGGGEEMATPDEVAGDYLHDLWENDAAENICYTDSQEPDFLEHSESPRMTPEEPSSSYNMDISNNSNGDLEVTETTLTSADVMTPQSDHQESVPNSDEGYYDSTTPGQDEDGRDKVDKIRTDRLPRDSYSGDALYELFEPDDSLISPPLEKSKLPDPLEFLEMPAQCSDVNAMFTPETDLMEEDRLTLIQQDLLCAELKSMCKLSKEHALFTKGRIHQDNSFQESISKVNTKTQASMKEDQVNPEALNKKENRSHAIEQRYFKACNGGNSERMSDAAFSSLASKTCQSQGMCPEQNKPQSPHLRGNHDISKETNNDLKDDQAICFSQALVDFTKQSQFYSNSTESMGGSESGSPFSQNMQSLPAIVTFDVVDMDNEGEYDQQMDMVIGEEDITSPYEVFEESYLQKDAFAECDLQMFDLYERSLLSNTWGIASLPRHLSLTRVHQSSPLAPLPSPLALNRRSRSLDTESLELEMTDMYLGSGAALASCPRTERVSKMASSLHRKNNGLISTSENGDNRNMLQSWQPDTEGTVTHPGADGKRKEQTHSLYQTQDGRVVSFSQPVSRVPNCKPQPISASKLTDRISCNSIPQNTGPLHRPSHLPLQSESCRPQAPGRPHAHYGRSDKASGGGGEALFYTSTVDSHPYNQHSKIRPVGITHGMPHLCSESGSPVSPVDYEQLPDFTSKGRKAVEMVRPVECSKHMSGANP; this comes from the exons ATGAACAAGAGGCTCCAGACTGTTAACGCGACTGAACAAAGTGAATCGGATTTATTGTGTATATTATCCTGGGGTGTAGCAGCCAAACAACAAG ATTGTGTTGCCATGGAGCCCTGCGGAGGAAATGAGCCAGCAAGTTATACAAAGCATTTGTCTGCTGGCTGTGAGCAGACAGCCATGGGTGGCCAGGATTCACAGACTGAGGTAAAGCCTCCATCTGACACATTTGATGCTGTGCCCCCAGAGCCTCAGCCATCAGGGAAACTGAAGAGGACTGCCTTAAGATTCTTTGGAGGACGtaaaagcatttgtgttttgcCCAACTTCTTTGGAGGGAGGAACAAAAATCAGAACAAGTGTGCCTCTAAAAAGGTAGTAAGCAAGAGTAAAACGCATGATGGACTTAGCAAGGCAGGTTGGGAGGACAGTCTGGGAAGTGGATATGTTCCAGCAGGAGATTTTGAGTACCACAGCCAGACTCCTAGCACTTGTTGTAGTGAATTTGGTCACTCTACTGGTGATCAGAAGTCCTTCTCCCTCCCCCGGCAGAAAAAGGGTTTGAGGGGACTTTTTAACAGCATCAGGCGTCATAGAAAGAACAGAAATTGTGATTtagaaaaaaatgaaatggtTGCAATGTCTCATGTCTGCAACAAAGGGGTGCCAATTGCCCAGTCTAAGATTGACCAAAATGACACTGAGTGCCTGAACAGTTTGTCTGAATCCAATGTGCCTGTTTCGGCAAATGTCGAAGATTGTTTGACTATTGCGCCTGAATGTATTAATGTTGATGTCATAGTGTCTGAGAACAACATGGTGAAACAAAGAAGTGTGGATTCTCTTGTAGGGGAACTGATGAAAGGCAAGGACATTGTAGCAAAGAATGATAACCCCAAAAAACATGAAGAGACACTCCATGAAACCACTGAACCTGGTTCTCTCCGGAACACCAGCCTAGAGTCTACAGTGAATGTCCAGCTGCCTACTGGCTCATCTCAAATAAGCTTGCTTTATGGTGATGTGGCGTCTCTGAAGAGTTTTGACTCACTCACTGGCTGTGGTGACATAATAGCTGATCAAGATGACGACAGTATTGCAGAGAGCACAGTCTCGGGGGAAAGGAGTCGAAATGCAGGCAAAAGGAGTTCCTGTTATGTTACCTACCAGGGTGGAGGAGAAGAAATGGCCACCCCTGATGAGGTGGCTGGAGACTATCTCCATGACCTCTGGGAAAATGACGCTGCAGAGAACATTTGTTATACAGACAGCCAGGAACCAGACTTTCTAGAACACAGTGAAAGTCCTAGAATGACACCTGAAGAGCCATCTAGCTCCTATAACATGGACATCAGCAACAACAGCAATGGTGATCTTGAAGTTACAGAGACCACCCTTACATCTGCGGATGTCATGACCcctcagagtgaccatcaagaGTCAGTTCCTAACAGCGATGAGGGTTACTATGACTCTACCACCCCAGGACAAGATGAAGACGGACGTGACAAAGTTGACAAGATCAGGACGGATAGACTACCAAGGGACAGTTACAGTGGCGACGCTCTGTATGAGCTTTTTGAGCCTGATGATAGTCTTATCAGTCCACCTCTTGAAAAATCTAAGCTGCCTGATCCACTTGAGTTTTTAGAAATGCCAGCTCAGTGTAGTGATGTAAATGCTATGTTCACTCCTGAAACGGATCTAATGGAAGAGGACAGGCTGACTTTGATCCAGCAGGACCTTCTCTGTGCGGAGTTGAAAAGCATGTGTAAACTTTCCAAAGAGCATGCTCTGTTCACCAAAGGGAGGATCCACCAAGATAATAGCTTCCAGGAAAGCATTTCTAAGGTCAACACAAAAACTCAAGCCTCTATGAAAGAGGACCAGGTCAACCCAGAGGCTTTGAATAAAAAGGAAAACCGATCGCATGCCATAGAGCAGAGATATTTCAAAGCCTGTAATGGTGGGAATAGTGAGAGAATGTCAGATGCAGCTTTTAGCTCCCTGGCCTCAAAAACATGTCAATCACAAGGAATGTGCCCTGAGCAAAACAAGCCACAGTCCCCCCACTTAAGAGGAAACCATGATATTTCTAAAGAAACAAATAATGACTTGAAGGATGACCAGGCAATTTGCTTCTCCCAAGCCCTAGTGGACTTTACAAAACAGTCACAGTTTTATAGTAATTCAACTGAAAGCATGGGAGGCTCTGAGTCAGGCTCTCCCTTTTCCCAAAACATGCAATCCCTCCCTGCCATTGTCACATTTGATGTCGTGGACATGGATAATGAGGGGGAATATGATCAGCAGATGGATATGGTAATAGGGGAGGAAGACATCACGTCGCCTTACGAAGTGTTTGAAGAAAGCTACCTGCAAAAGGATGCGTTTGCTGAATGTGACTTACAAATGTTTGACCTCTATGAACGGAGTCTCCTCAGTAATACTTGGGGAATTGCCAGCCTGCCACGTCACCTTAGCCTTACACGAGTCCATCAGTCGAGTCCACTGGCTCCTCTGCCGAGTCCTTTGGCCTTAAATAGGAGGAGTAGATCCCTGGACACAGAGAGCTTGGAGTTAGAGATGACTGACATGTATTTAGGGAGTGGGGCAGCGCTAGCGTCATGCCCTAGAACTGAAAGAGTCTCAAAGATGGCGTCCTCACTTCACCGCAAAAATAATGGTCTCATTTCCACTTCAGAAAATGGGGACAATAGAAACATGTTGCAGTCATGGCAACCAGATACTGAGGGGACTGTAACCCACCCAGGAGCAGATGGGAAAAGAAAAGAGCAGACGCACAGTCTCTATCAAACCCAAGACGGACGCGTGGTAtcattcagtcagccagtcagtcgaGTCCCAAACTGTAAACCTCAACCGATCTCAGCTAGCAAATTGACTGACAGAATATCCTGTAATTCTATCCCTCAGAATACAGGACCATTGCATAGGCCATCTCATCTTCCTTTGCAATCAGAATCCTGTCGGCCTCAGGCCCCTGGTCGACCTCATGCCCACTATGGGAGATCAGATAAGGCATCAGGTGGTGGGGGTGAGGCCCTTTTTTACACATCGACTGTTGACTCTCATCCTTACAATCAACACAGTAAGATTAGGCCAGTGGGGATCACCCATGGAATGCCTCATCTTTGCTCTGAGTCTGGGAGTCCTGTAAGCCCAGTGGACTATGAGCAGCTGCCAGACTTCACCAGTAAAGGAAGAAAAGCAGTGGAAATGGTGCGCCCTGTTGAATGTAGCAAACACATGTCTGGAGCAAATCCCTAA
- the amer1 gene encoding APC membrane recruitment protein 1 isoform X2, which yields MEPCGGNEPASYTKHLSAGCEQTAMGGQDSQTEVKPPSDTFDAVPPEPQPSGKLKRTALRFFGGRKSICVLPNFFGGRNKNQNKCASKKVVSKSKTHDGLSKAGWEDSLGSGYVPAGDFEYHSQTPSTCCSEFGHSTGDQKSFSLPRQKKGLRGLFNSIRRHRKNRNCDLEKNEMVAMSHVCNKGVPIAQSKIDQNDTECLNSLSESNVPVSANVEDCLTIAPECINVDVIVSENNMVKQRSVDSLVGELMKGKDIVAKNDNPKKHEETLHETTEPGSLRNTSLESTVNVQLPTGSSQISLLYGDVASLKSFDSLTGCGDIIADQDDDSIAESTVSGERSRNAGKRSSCYVTYQGGGEEMATPDEVAGDYLHDLWENDAAENICYTDSQEPDFLEHSESPRMTPEEPSSSYNMDISNNSNGDLEVTETTLTSADVMTPQSDHQESVPNSDEGYYDSTTPGQDEDGRDKVDKIRTDRLPRDSYSGDALYELFEPDDSLISPPLEKSKLPDPLEFLEMPAQCSDVNAMFTPETDLMEEDRLTLIQQDLLCAELKSMCKLSKEHALFTKGRIHQDNSFQESISKVNTKTQASMKEDQVNPEALNKKENRSHAIEQRYFKACNGGNSERMSDAAFSSLASKTCQSQGMCPEQNKPQSPHLRGNHDISKETNNDLKDDQAICFSQALVDFTKQSQFYSNSTESMGGSESGSPFSQNMQSLPAIVTFDVVDMDNEGEYDQQMDMVIGEEDITSPYEVFEESYLQKDAFAECDLQMFDLYERSLLSNTWGIASLPRHLSLTRVHQSSPLAPLPSPLALNRRSRSLDTESLELEMTDMYLGSGAALASCPRTERVSKMASSLHRKNNGLISTSENGDNRNMLQSWQPDTEGTVTHPGADGKRKEQTHSLYQTQDGRVVSFSQPVSRVPNCKPQPISASKLTDRISCNSIPQNTGPLHRPSHLPLQSESCRPQAPGRPHAHYGRSDKASGGGGEALFYTSTVDSHPYNQHSKIRPVGITHGMPHLCSESGSPVSPVDYEQLPDFTSKGRKAVEMVRPVECSKHMSGANP from the coding sequence ATGGAGCCCTGCGGAGGAAATGAGCCAGCAAGTTATACAAAGCATTTGTCTGCTGGCTGTGAGCAGACAGCCATGGGTGGCCAGGATTCACAGACTGAGGTAAAGCCTCCATCTGACACATTTGATGCTGTGCCCCCAGAGCCTCAGCCATCAGGGAAACTGAAGAGGACTGCCTTAAGATTCTTTGGAGGACGtaaaagcatttgtgttttgcCCAACTTCTTTGGAGGGAGGAACAAAAATCAGAACAAGTGTGCCTCTAAAAAGGTAGTAAGCAAGAGTAAAACGCATGATGGACTTAGCAAGGCAGGTTGGGAGGACAGTCTGGGAAGTGGATATGTTCCAGCAGGAGATTTTGAGTACCACAGCCAGACTCCTAGCACTTGTTGTAGTGAATTTGGTCACTCTACTGGTGATCAGAAGTCCTTCTCCCTCCCCCGGCAGAAAAAGGGTTTGAGGGGACTTTTTAACAGCATCAGGCGTCATAGAAAGAACAGAAATTGTGATTtagaaaaaaatgaaatggtTGCAATGTCTCATGTCTGCAACAAAGGGGTGCCAATTGCCCAGTCTAAGATTGACCAAAATGACACTGAGTGCCTGAACAGTTTGTCTGAATCCAATGTGCCTGTTTCGGCAAATGTCGAAGATTGTTTGACTATTGCGCCTGAATGTATTAATGTTGATGTCATAGTGTCTGAGAACAACATGGTGAAACAAAGAAGTGTGGATTCTCTTGTAGGGGAACTGATGAAAGGCAAGGACATTGTAGCAAAGAATGATAACCCCAAAAAACATGAAGAGACACTCCATGAAACCACTGAACCTGGTTCTCTCCGGAACACCAGCCTAGAGTCTACAGTGAATGTCCAGCTGCCTACTGGCTCATCTCAAATAAGCTTGCTTTATGGTGATGTGGCGTCTCTGAAGAGTTTTGACTCACTCACTGGCTGTGGTGACATAATAGCTGATCAAGATGACGACAGTATTGCAGAGAGCACAGTCTCGGGGGAAAGGAGTCGAAATGCAGGCAAAAGGAGTTCCTGTTATGTTACCTACCAGGGTGGAGGAGAAGAAATGGCCACCCCTGATGAGGTGGCTGGAGACTATCTCCATGACCTCTGGGAAAATGACGCTGCAGAGAACATTTGTTATACAGACAGCCAGGAACCAGACTTTCTAGAACACAGTGAAAGTCCTAGAATGACACCTGAAGAGCCATCTAGCTCCTATAACATGGACATCAGCAACAACAGCAATGGTGATCTTGAAGTTACAGAGACCACCCTTACATCTGCGGATGTCATGACCcctcagagtgaccatcaagaGTCAGTTCCTAACAGCGATGAGGGTTACTATGACTCTACCACCCCAGGACAAGATGAAGACGGACGTGACAAAGTTGACAAGATCAGGACGGATAGACTACCAAGGGACAGTTACAGTGGCGACGCTCTGTATGAGCTTTTTGAGCCTGATGATAGTCTTATCAGTCCACCTCTTGAAAAATCTAAGCTGCCTGATCCACTTGAGTTTTTAGAAATGCCAGCTCAGTGTAGTGATGTAAATGCTATGTTCACTCCTGAAACGGATCTAATGGAAGAGGACAGGCTGACTTTGATCCAGCAGGACCTTCTCTGTGCGGAGTTGAAAAGCATGTGTAAACTTTCCAAAGAGCATGCTCTGTTCACCAAAGGGAGGATCCACCAAGATAATAGCTTCCAGGAAAGCATTTCTAAGGTCAACACAAAAACTCAAGCCTCTATGAAAGAGGACCAGGTCAACCCAGAGGCTTTGAATAAAAAGGAAAACCGATCGCATGCCATAGAGCAGAGATATTTCAAAGCCTGTAATGGTGGGAATAGTGAGAGAATGTCAGATGCAGCTTTTAGCTCCCTGGCCTCAAAAACATGTCAATCACAAGGAATGTGCCCTGAGCAAAACAAGCCACAGTCCCCCCACTTAAGAGGAAACCATGATATTTCTAAAGAAACAAATAATGACTTGAAGGATGACCAGGCAATTTGCTTCTCCCAAGCCCTAGTGGACTTTACAAAACAGTCACAGTTTTATAGTAATTCAACTGAAAGCATGGGAGGCTCTGAGTCAGGCTCTCCCTTTTCCCAAAACATGCAATCCCTCCCTGCCATTGTCACATTTGATGTCGTGGACATGGATAATGAGGGGGAATATGATCAGCAGATGGATATGGTAATAGGGGAGGAAGACATCACGTCGCCTTACGAAGTGTTTGAAGAAAGCTACCTGCAAAAGGATGCGTTTGCTGAATGTGACTTACAAATGTTTGACCTCTATGAACGGAGTCTCCTCAGTAATACTTGGGGAATTGCCAGCCTGCCACGTCACCTTAGCCTTACACGAGTCCATCAGTCGAGTCCACTGGCTCCTCTGCCGAGTCCTTTGGCCTTAAATAGGAGGAGTAGATCCCTGGACACAGAGAGCTTGGAGTTAGAGATGACTGACATGTATTTAGGGAGTGGGGCAGCGCTAGCGTCATGCCCTAGAACTGAAAGAGTCTCAAAGATGGCGTCCTCACTTCACCGCAAAAATAATGGTCTCATTTCCACTTCAGAAAATGGGGACAATAGAAACATGTTGCAGTCATGGCAACCAGATACTGAGGGGACTGTAACCCACCCAGGAGCAGATGGGAAAAGAAAAGAGCAGACGCACAGTCTCTATCAAACCCAAGACGGACGCGTGGTAtcattcagtcagccagtcagtcgaGTCCCAAACTGTAAACCTCAACCGATCTCAGCTAGCAAATTGACTGACAGAATATCCTGTAATTCTATCCCTCAGAATACAGGACCATTGCATAGGCCATCTCATCTTCCTTTGCAATCAGAATCCTGTCGGCCTCAGGCCCCTGGTCGACCTCATGCCCACTATGGGAGATCAGATAAGGCATCAGGTGGTGGGGGTGAGGCCCTTTTTTACACATCGACTGTTGACTCTCATCCTTACAATCAACACAGTAAGATTAGGCCAGTGGGGATCACCCATGGAATGCCTCATCTTTGCTCTGAGTCTGGGAGTCCTGTAAGCCCAGTGGACTATGAGCAGCTGCCAGACTTCACCAGTAAAGGAAGAAAAGCAGTGGAAATGGTGCGCCCTGTTGAATGTAGCAAACACATGTCTGGAGCAAATCCCTAA